In the genome of Bradysia coprophila strain Holo2 unplaced genomic scaffold, BU_Bcop_v1 contig_232, whole genome shotgun sequence, one region contains:
- the LOC119076839 gene encoding putative odorant receptor 71a yields MHSIRIHKVIDRMISFFRRIGIWHGEDWPTVAQLRLKSFYCIYYLFFLFSFFIGAISKETVDESVFLAEVSIIVMVFTIKIWMLIWKQKQIMTLLSRICVFSIRNDEEFKFFTDKVENFIKFVNVFACASAGAAVGCSVFPFVGDKRSLLLDLAFPMDWKSSEIGFWLAYIFFVTEMVLSLLALPFSVIIWYLLLHCSLRYKILGMEIRKMGQRISGNKVKISEKERQTIFYQDLLVAIADHLHLREIIGEVEEFLSKLFLLQFATSGLCICGSIYCLAFDLAVNFVERAVHVYTFFFNIAELFMITYSGNEIMLSSGRLTYSLFESEWGGQPHSTKKCMIIFGEYLKRSHEMLIGKLYPLTLETFTRILNSSYSLFNILKNTKQ; encoded by the exons ATGCACTCCATTCGAATTCATAAAGTGATCGATCGAatgatttctttctttcgtcGTATCGGTATATGGCATGGAGAAGACTGGCCTACAGTTGCTCAACTAAGATTAAAGTCGTTCTATTGCATCTATTACctgttttttctgttttcttttttcattggaGCGATTTCAAAAGAAACCGTTGATGAAAGTGTATTCTTAGCGGAAGTATCCATAATTGTTATGGTTTTCACGATTAAAATTTGGATGTTAATTTGGAAACAGAAGCAAATTATGACGTTGCTAAGTCGAATTTGTGTCTTCTCAATTCGAAATGACGAAGagttcaaatttttcactgacaaagtagaaaatttcatcaaatttgtgaatgtaTTCGCATGTGCTTCTGCTGGTGCTGCAGTAGGGTGTTCAGTTTTCCCCTTTGTTGGGGACAAGAGATCCCTTCTTTTAGATCTTGCTTTTCCAATGGATTGGAAAAGTAGTGAAATCGGGTTTTGGTTggcgtacattttctttgtaaCCGAAATGGTTCTATCGCTTCTGGCGTTACCGTTTTCCGTTATAATTTGGTATCTATTGCTGCATTGTTCTTTAAGATATAAAATCCTAGGAatggaaataagaaaaatggGACAAAGGATAAGTGGcaataaagtaaaaatttcgGAGAAGGAGCGACAGACCATATTTTATCAGGACTTATTGGTGGCGATTGCAGATCACCTTCATTTAAGAGA aatAATCGGCGAAGTGGAGGAATTcctatcaaaattatttctattGCAATTCGCAACCAGTGGCCTCTGCATTTGCGGTTCAATTTATTGCTTGGCATTC GATCTTGCTGTCAACTTTGTGGAACGCGCGGTCCATGTTTACACGTTTTTCTTCAATATTGCTGAGTTGTTTATGATAACGTATTCCGGGAATGAGATTATGCTGTCGAGTGGTCGTCTTACATACAGTTTGTTTGAATCGGAATGGGGCGGGCAACCACATTCGACCAAGAAATGCATGATcatttttggtgaatatttGAAGCGATCGCATGAGATGCTAATCGGTAAATTGTATCCGTTAACTTTGGAAACTTTTACCAGG ATTTTGAATT